The following are encoded in a window of Ricinus communis isolate WT05 ecotype wild-type chromosome 4, ASM1957865v1, whole genome shotgun sequence genomic DNA:
- the LOC125369764 gene encoding uncharacterized protein LOC125369764 encodes MVHKVDALKPKAYGGARSAREIDNLLWNLERYFDAVGIVDDATKVKSVSLYLSNIATVLWRRRCEDVEKGLCTINTWDDFVRELKKQFYPDNAEKEARSKLRRLQHKDGYIREYVKEFSELMLEIPDLGERETFHAFIDGLSRWAQLELERRGVQDLAIAMAVAESLIELKKKDSFKPKIKKYEGSDKGGGDRGKSSTKDGKASYKDKGKWKKEDKRSSSPKKLACFICDGPHRAYECPKRGKLGALVITEEEKREEERRIASLRLLNAIQAKVEQKPRGRMYVETNIGGKSSQAMVDTGVDTVYMAKEVADFIGLPYKKEKGFIKGVNAKRLPVIGIARGINIRIG; translated from the coding sequence ATGGTGCACAAAGTCGATGCTCTTAAACCAAAGGCCTACGGTGGGGCTAGGAGTGCAAGGGAGATCGACAACTTATTGTGGAACTTGGAGAGATACTTCGATGCAGTGGGCATAGTGGACGACGCTACCAAGGTAAAGTCTGTATCTCTCTACTTGAGCAATATTGCTACCGTATTGTGGAGACGCAGGTGCGAGGATGTGGAAAAGGGCCTTTGCACCATTAATACATGGGATGATTTTGTGCGGGAGCTTAAGAAGCAATTTTATCCCGACAATGCCGAGAAAGAGGCAAGGTCAAAGCTTCGACGACTCCAACATAAAGATGGCTACATTCGGGAATATGTGAAAGAATTCTCCGAATTGATGTTGGAGATTCCCGATTtgggagagagagaaacattCCATGCCTTCATTGATGGTTTGTCTCGGTGGGCTCAATTGGAGCTAGAAAGGCGAGGTGTGCAAGACCTTGCCATCGCGATGGCGGTTGCCGAGTCCTTAATAgagttgaagaagaaggacTCATTCAAGCCAAAGATAAAGAAGTACGAAGGAAGTGACAAAGGTGGAGGAGATAGAGGAAAATCTTCTACCAAGGATGGTAAGGCTTCGTACAAGGAtaaaggcaagtggaagaaagaagataagCGTAGTTCTTCTCCGAAAAAGCTTGCTTGCTTCATCTGCGACGGACCTCATCGTGCTTACGAGTGTCCAAAGCGTGGGAAGCTTGGAGCTTTGGTAATCACTGAAGAGGAGAAGCGAGAAGAAGAACGAAGAATTGCTTCCCTTCGACTCCTCAATGCCATCCAAGCTAAAGTGGAGCAGAAGCCTCGTGGTCGGATGTACGTGGAGACTAACATCGGAGGCAAAAGCAGCCAAGCCATGGTGGATACCGGGGTTGATACGGTGTACATGGCGAAGGAGGTGGCCGACTTTATAGGGCTGCcttataaaaaggaaaagggctTCATCAAGGGCGTGAATGCGAAGAGGCTACCTGTCATTGGCATAGCGAGAGGGATCAACATTCGAATAGGCTAA